From a region of the uncultured Desulfatiglans sp. genome:
- a CDS encoding Glycerol dehydrogenase (modular protein), with translation MAHLAANLHVRWCGGLQVASAQTLDFLAMGKKSACPDWRLGCTGKSCPDGHCQVSSVRSILKRSPEGNVEQRHSARLHMSHFVASSHDSPNIQGFHMLKKAVFPGKYIQGCRAITELPSLITLLGHQGLILASPTVRDKVLPRCAIDLEAEGIQTELFRGECCEEEVGRIGAILSEKQVDVLVGMGGGKTIDTAKIAADRANIPVIVIPTIASTDAPCSGCAVLYSSDGVFEAVHYQKANPAAVLVDVDLIAAAPTRFLVAGMGDALATWFEARSCSRTQSVNECGGCSTTAALHIAKLCYETLLAYGSAARIAGERHIVTPALEHIVEANILLSGLGFESAGLAAAHAIHNGLTTLAETHSFYHGEKVAFGVLAGLQLSDASMDESATVFAFCEDVGLPTTLADIGLGNADRLQLMEVAERTCAPDQSIHHEAGITTPEKVLNAMLAADAVGKARKATPCARQDGSRAQSHDERVVLLRLDEHRRLVSKPYDRRIVNLQRGIPLPLPFPLKRFRHTPRTPRGR, from the coding sequence TTGGCCCATCTTGCCGCCAATCTGCACGTTCGTTGGTGCGGCGGCCTGCAGGTCGCCTCCGCGCAAACGCTTGATTTTCTTGCTATGGGCAAAAAATCCGCATGTCCGGATTGGAGACTGGGTTGTACCGGAAAATCATGTCCGGATGGACACTGTCAGGTTTCATCTGTTCGAAGTATTTTGAAACGGTCTCCTGAGGGAAATGTCGAACAACGGCATTCTGCGCGGCTGCATATGAGCCATTTCGTTGCGAGTTCCCACGATTCACCAAACATACAGGGGTTCCACATGTTGAAGAAGGCGGTTTTTCCCGGCAAATACATCCAAGGTTGCCGTGCGATCACCGAGCTGCCCTCGCTGATCACATTGCTGGGCCATCAGGGGCTGATTTTGGCTTCACCCACGGTTCGGGATAAGGTGCTCCCTCGATGCGCCATAGATCTGGAGGCCGAGGGCATCCAAACCGAGCTGTTCCGCGGCGAGTGCTGCGAGGAGGAAGTGGGCCGGATAGGCGCCATTCTGTCGGAAAAACAGGTTGATGTGCTGGTCGGGATGGGTGGGGGAAAAACCATTGACACGGCGAAAATCGCCGCTGATCGGGCGAACATACCCGTGATCGTCATCCCCACCATCGCTTCGACCGATGCTCCGTGCAGCGGATGTGCAGTGCTGTACTCGAGTGATGGGGTCTTTGAAGCCGTGCACTATCAAAAAGCCAACCCGGCGGCGGTTCTCGTTGATGTGGATCTGATCGCAGCAGCCCCGACGCGGTTTCTGGTGGCAGGCATGGGCGACGCGCTGGCTACGTGGTTCGAAGCCAGGTCTTGCAGCCGCACCCAATCGGTGAACGAGTGCGGCGGGTGCAGCACAACTGCAGCGCTTCACATCGCCAAACTCTGTTATGAGACCCTGCTGGCGTATGGTTCGGCCGCCAGGATCGCCGGCGAGAGACACATCGTCACACCCGCTCTGGAGCACATCGTCGAGGCGAATATCCTGTTGAGCGGTCTGGGGTTCGAAAGCGCCGGATTGGCGGCGGCACATGCCATACACAATGGTTTGACCACCCTGGCGGAAACCCATTCATTCTACCATGGCGAAAAAGTAGCCTTTGGCGTTTTAGCCGGGCTCCAGCTTTCAGATGCCTCCATGGACGAGTCGGCAACGGTTTTTGCCTTCTGTGAAGACGTCGGGTTGCCGACCACGCTTGCAGACATCGGCCTTGGAAATGCCGACCGGTTACAATTGATGGAGGTGGCTGAAAGAACTTGCGCCCCGGACCAGTCCATCCATCACGAAGCTGGGATCACGACCCCCGAAAAAGTCCTGAATGCGATGCTTGCGGCAGATGCTGTAGGCAAGGCGAGAAAAGCGACGCCGTGTGCTCGACAAGACGGCAGCCGAGCGCAAAGCCATGATGAGCGCGTCGTGCTTCTACGGCTCGATGAGCATCGACGATTGGTGTCCAAGCCGTATGACAGGCGCATTGTGAATTTACAGAGGGGGATTCCTCTCCCCCTACCTTTCCCTCTGAAAAGGTTTCGCCACACACCGAGGACGCCGCGCGGTCGATGA
- a CDS encoding conserved membrane hypothetical protein (Evidence 4 : Unknown function but conserved in other organisms), with product MYAIALKMLIGDRGKYLGIIMGLSFASLLITQQSSIFTGLMTRTYGTITDLSQPDIWVMDPKVLFIDDVKPLQDTELYRVRGIPGVEWAVPLYKGLLKARLENGNFQICNVLGLDDATLIGGPPAMLEGSLSDLRRQDAIIVNDVGAKTRLAXPPDRPGGKPIPLQVGDILEINDHRAVVVGICRVSRTFQSQPVIFTTYSRATSFAPRERKLLSFVLVKAEEGEDLQALCDRIEDRTGLAAYTAQQFKDLTYDFFMENTGIPINFGIAVALGFLVGTAIAGQTFYNFTLENLRYFGTLKAMGATNAVLLRMIILQALVVGAIGYGMGVGGASLFGYLLRGTELAFRLTRELLLVSAGAIAVIIVFSALISIRRVMRLEPAIVFKS from the coding sequence ATGTATGCCATCGCCCTGAAAATGCTCATCGGCGACCGAGGAAAGTACCTGGGCATCATCATGGGCCTTTCCTTCGCCTCCTTGCTGATCACCCAGCAGTCCTCCATTTTCACCGGGCTCATGACCCGAACCTACGGAACCATCACGGACCTCTCCCAGCCCGACATCTGGGTCATGGACCCCAAGGTCCTCTTCATCGACGATGTGAAGCCGCTTCAGGACACGGAGCTTTACCGGGTCCGGGGCATCCCGGGCGTCGAGTGGGCCGTTCCGCTGTACAAGGGGCTTCTCAAGGCGCGGCTGGAAAACGGCAACTTCCAGATCTGCAATGTGCTCGGCCTGGACGACGCCACCCTCATCGGCGGGCCGCCTGCGATGCTGGAGGGCAGCCTCAGCGATCTGCGCCGCCAGGACGCGATCATCGTCAACGATGTCGGGGCCAAAACCCGCCTGGCGCNGCCGCCCGATCGACCGGGCGGCAAGCCGATCCCCCTCCAGGTGGGCGACATCCTGGAGATCAACGACCACCGCGCCGTCGTGGTGGGGATCTGCCGCGTCTCGCGGACCTTTCAGTCCCAGCCGGTGATTTTCACCACCTACAGCCGGGCGACCAGCTTCGCGCCCAGGGAGCGCAAGCTCCTTTCCTTTGTGCTGGTGAAGGCCGAGGAAGGCGAGGATCTCCAGGCCCTGTGCGACCGCATCGAGGATCGCACCGGCCTTGCGGCCTATACGGCCCAGCAGTTCAAGGACCTGACCTATGACTTCTTCATGGAAAACACGGGGATACCGATCAACTTCGGGATCGCCGTCGCTCTGGGTTTTCTGGTCGGGACCGCGATCGCCGGGCAGACCTTCTACAATTTCACCCTGGAAAATCTCCGCTATTTCGGAACGCTCAAGGCCATGGGCGCCACCAACGCCGTCCTTCTGCGCATGATCATCCTCCAGGCGCTGGTCGTGGGCGCCATCGGCTACGGCATGGGGGTGGGCGGGGCGTCCCTCTTCGGATACCTGCTGCGCGGGACCGAACTCGCCTTCCGCCTCACCCGGGAGCTCCTGCTGGTCTCGGCAGGCGCCATCGCCGTGATCATCGTTTTTTCGGCCTTGATCAGCATCCGAAGGGTGATGCGGCTCGAGCCGGCCATCGTCTTCAAATCGTAG
- a CDS encoding RND efflux system, outer membrane lipoprotein, NodT family, whose amino-acid sequence MTASRPCGLWAAVLLVAAMTAQGCAPVGPDYRRAEPAVPSAYTALEPPIATSDPPGPCIGGSWWTMLQDPVLNRLIAQAVEKNLDIRAAAARVQQARATAGVSGARLLPEGGPQGSYDVYRRSDAAAPTQEIGTSPTALQRRGEFYQAGFDASWEIDIFGGIRREIEAAYADLEAAGEGLRVVLVTLQGDVARNYLELRGAQLRVDIAQRELESRRTNASITQSRYDAGLVNHLELSRALGEVASAESRIPSLENDILTALHRLGVLLGRAPASLIPELSPAAPIPAIPDELPAGLPSELLRQRPDIRKAEREVAAATARIGVSTADLFPRFSLTGSFGYLDDDLDSTSWRSGHYWGLGPSIRWPILNFRRILSEIAAKEAVRDESIAQYEKVVLLSLEEVENALIVLSTEKRRAAALSVAAAANEDALSMARELYTAGAVSYLAILDAESALYRAEDELALSRIHRAIGFVSLYKALAGGWRDAELQTEEGGPSPEADAADSRPPPGG is encoded by the coding sequence ATGACGGCCTCGCGGCCCTGCGGCTTATGGGCCGCAGTCCTCCTTGTTGCGGCGATGACGGCGCAGGGATGCGCGCCGGTCGGCCCCGACTATCGAAGGGCGGAGCCAGCCGTCCCTTCGGCCTACACGGCTCTCGAGCCGCCCATTGCCACCTCCGATCCGCCCGGCCCCTGCATCGGCGGCTCCTGGTGGACCATGCTCCAGGACCCGGTCCTCAATCGGCTGATCGCGCAGGCGGTGGAGAAGAACCTCGACATCCGCGCGGCCGCAGCGAGGGTGCAGCAGGCCCGGGCCACGGCGGGGGTCAGCGGCGCCCGGCTCCTTCCCGAGGGCGGCCCCCAGGGATCCTATGACGTCTATCGCCGCTCAGACGCAGCGGCTCCGACGCAGGAAATCGGCACAAGCCCCACGGCCCTTCAGCGGAGGGGGGAGTTTTACCAGGCGGGCTTCGACGCCTCCTGGGAGATCGACATCTTCGGCGGCATCCGCCGGGAGATCGAAGCGGCCTACGCCGACCTGGAGGCGGCCGGAGAAGGCCTTCGAGTCGTCCTGGTGACCCTCCAGGGCGATGTGGCCCGCAATTACCTGGAACTGAGGGGGGCGCAGCTCCGCGTGGACATCGCGCAGCGGGAGCTGGAATCCCGCAGGACCAACGCCTCGATCACGCAGTCACGCTACGATGCAGGCCTGGTGAACCATTTGGAGTTGTCGAGGGCCCTCGGGGAAGTGGCCTCAGCCGAATCCAGGATCCCTTCCCTCGAAAACGACATCCTGACCGCCTTGCATCGGCTGGGCGTCCTCCTCGGCCGGGCCCCCGCGAGCCTCATCCCGGAGCTCTCACCGGCTGCCCCGATCCCCGCGATCCCCGACGAGCTGCCGGCAGGCCTTCCATCCGAACTTCTGAGGCAGAGGCCCGACATCCGCAAGGCCGAGCGGGAGGTGGCCGCAGCCACCGCGCGGATCGGCGTCTCCACCGCGGATCTGTTCCCGCGCTTTTCCCTGACGGGATCTTTCGGATATCTGGACGACGATCTGGACAGCACCTCCTGGCGCTCCGGCCACTACTGGGGGCTCGGCCCCTCGATTCGATGGCCGATTCTCAACTTCAGGCGCATCCTGTCCGAGATTGCAGCCAAGGAGGCCGTTCGGGACGAGTCCATCGCCCAGTACGAAAAGGTGGTGCTGCTTTCCCTGGAAGAGGTGGAGAACGCCCTGATCGTCCTTTCCACGGAAAAGCGGCGGGCCGCTGCGCTCTCGGTCGCCGCAGCGGCCAACGAGGATGCCCTGAGCATGGCCAGGGAGCTCTATACCGCAGGGGCCGTGAGCTATCTCGCCATCCTGGACGCCGAGAGTGCGCTCTACAGGGCGGAGGACGAATTGGCGCTGAGCCGAATCCATCGGGCCATCGGGTTCGTCTCCCTCTACAAGGCGCTCGCCGGGGGGTGGCGTGATGCGGAGCTTCAAACAGAGGAAGGCGGGCCGTCGCCTGAAGCAGATGCTGCAGACAGCCGACCGCCGCCAGGAGGATGA
- a CDS encoding hypothetical protein (Evidence 5 : Unknown function): protein MKGDHKMAEHEQRFVWVKDKAGNEYVCRVMDLKDPKKVNEEDLKNCMDDASRAIPIGD from the coding sequence ATGAAAGGGGATCACAAAATGGCAGAGCATGAGCAGAGATTTGTTTGGGTAAAAGACAAGGCGGGCAATGAATATGTGTGCAGGGTTATGGATCTCAAAGACCCCAAGAAGGTCAACGAAGAAGATCTTAAAAATTGTATGGATGATGCTTCGCGTGCCATTCCTATCGGAGACTAA
- a CDS encoding Secretion protein HlyD family protein, producing MIRKVLLPLLAVAGVLFAVWTSVQSTRPIPPAEPVADPPRPSFANKISGSGIIEASTRNIALGAHLPGIVTRVYVKVGDRVAAGDPVFALDERAHRAELAVREAMLQEAEVRLGALKAAPRPEEIPIAEAQVKEAKAILDDLRQQLEIMERVTDRRAVSIEEINKRRYAVAIAEARLNRAAADLALLEAGSWQPDIDVAKAAIERSRAERETARVELERLTVQAPVAGEVLQVNIRPGEFAQSGPLPQPLVLLGSVDRLHVRVDIDENDAWRFSPEAPAVAYLRGHAEYKTDLAFEYVEHYVIPKRSLTGESTERVDTRVLQVVYSFPRESLPVYAGQQVDVYIEDRTQTDSGRKH from the coding sequence ATGATCCGCAAGGTTCTTCTACCCCTTCTGGCCGTCGCCGGGGTCCTTTTCGCCGTCTGGACCTCGGTCCAGAGCACCCGGCCCATCCCGCCGGCAGAGCCGGTCGCCGACCCCCCCCGCCCGTCCTTCGCCAACAAGATCTCCGGTTCGGGCATCATCGAAGCCAGCACGCGCAACATCGCGCTCGGCGCCCACCTGCCGGGCATCGTGACCCGGGTCTATGTGAAAGTCGGGGATCGGGTCGCGGCCGGGGATCCGGTCTTCGCCCTGGATGAACGAGCCCACCGCGCCGAACTCGCGGTGCGGGAGGCCATGCTCCAGGAGGCCGAGGTCCGCCTAGGGGCGCTCAAAGCGGCGCCGAGGCCCGAAGAGATCCCCATTGCCGAGGCGCAGGTCAAGGAAGCGAAGGCCATTCTGGATGATCTCCGGCAGCAGTTGGAGATCATGGAAAGGGTCACCGACCGTCGGGCCGTCAGCATCGAGGAGATCAACAAGCGACGCTATGCCGTGGCGATCGCCGAGGCCCGGCTGAACCGGGCCGCGGCTGACCTGGCCCTGCTCGAGGCCGGCTCCTGGCAGCCCGACATCGACGTGGCGAAGGCGGCGATCGAGCGCAGCCGCGCCGAGCGTGAAACGGCCCGAGTGGAGTTGGAAAGACTCACGGTGCAGGCGCCTGTGGCCGGCGAGGTGCTTCAGGTGAACATCCGGCCGGGCGAGTTCGCGCAGAGCGGCCCCCTGCCCCAGCCCCTGGTCCTCCTGGGGAGCGTGGACCGGCTCCATGTGCGGGTCGACATCGACGAGAACGACGCCTGGCGCTTCAGCCCCGAGGCCCCCGCCGTGGCCTATCTTCGGGGCCATGCCGAATACAAGACGGACCTCGCCTTCGAATATGTCGAACACTACGTCATCCCGAAGAGGTCCCTCACAGGCGAAAGCACCGAGCGGGTGGACACCCGCGTTCTTCAGGTGGTGTATTCCTTCCCGAGGGAAAGCCTCCCGGTCTACGCCGGACAGCAGGTGGACGTTTACATCGAGGACCGGACCCAGACGGACAGCGGGCGGAAACATTGA
- a CDS encoding hypothetical protein (Evidence 5 : Unknown function) — MGRKYPWPGRPSWKAPITKEGFCANGPERTSTQHSEPGIYRTNHGAACAGAASAGAPLVCFKVQDRLRLPFARMKIPTQAPSKKLTPAAPDNIIIRQIPHNNPYIK, encoded by the coding sequence ATGGGCCGAAAATATCCCTGGCCCGGGCGGCCGTCCTGGAAGGCCCCGATCACCAAGGAAGGCTTTTGCGCGAACGGCCCCGAGCGCACCTCGACGCAGCATTCGGAGCCGGGGATTTACCGCACGAACCATGGAGCGGCCTGCGCCGGGGCCGCTTCTGCAGGGGCCCCCCTTGTCTGCTTCAAAGTCCAGGATCGTCTCCGCCTGCCTTTCGCGAGGATGAAAATTCCCACTCAGGCTCCCTCAAAAAAATTGACACCGGCTGCGCCCGATAATATCATTATCAGGCAAATTCCTCATAACAACCCTTATATCAAATAG
- a CDS encoding Uncharacterized ABC transporter ATP-binding protein TM_0352, which yields MNQNGLAVYCRGVGKTYVTGPTKVVALRGVDLEVRTGELLMLVGPSGCGKTTLISVMAGILDHDEGECLVFNQDLRGMNQRRRTRYRGSRIGFVFQAYNLLPTLTAAENVSVPLLINGMGRSKAHERAARLLEQVGLGDRLHALPAQLSGGQQQRVAIARALAHDPQLIVCDEPTSALDADTGRMVMEVLRGKALTAKRALIIVTHDNRIFNFADRIARMDDGRITVVESQVAHE from the coding sequence ATGAACCAGAACGGACTGGCGGTCTACTGCCGGGGGGTCGGTAAAACCTATGTGACCGGACCGACCAAAGTGGTCGCTCTGAGGGGGGTGGACCTGGAGGTGCGCACCGGCGAGCTCCTGATGCTCGTCGGCCCCTCCGGATGCGGCAAAACGACGCTCATTTCGGTCATGGCCGGCATCCTCGACCACGACGAGGGGGAGTGCCTGGTGTTCAATCAAGACCTCCGGGGCATGAACCAGCGCCGAAGGACGCGCTACCGGGGATCCAGGATCGGGTTCGTGTTCCAGGCCTACAACCTTCTGCCGACGCTCACCGCGGCCGAAAACGTGTCGGTGCCCCTGCTGATCAACGGCATGGGCCGGTCCAAGGCCCACGAGCGGGCGGCCCGGCTCCTCGAACAGGTGGGTCTCGGCGACCGGCTGCACGCCCTCCCCGCCCAGCTTTCCGGGGGCCAGCAGCAGCGGGTGGCCATCGCGCGGGCCCTGGCCCACGACCCGCAGTTGATCGTCTGCGACGAGCCTACCAGCGCCCTGGATGCAGACACCGGTCGCATGGTCATGGAGGTCCTGCGGGGCAAGGCGCTGACCGCGAAACGCGCCTTGATCATCGTGACCCACGACAACCGCATCTTCAACTTCGCGGACAGGATCGCCCGGATGGACGACGGACGGATTACCGTCGTCGAATCCCAGGTGGCGCATGAATAG
- a CDS encoding Short-chain dehydrogenase/reductase, with product MPNVLVTGSNRGLGIEWVRQYAEEGWRVFATCRHPAEADDLKALAHSHRSITVHRLDITKPDDVNALARELRNESIDVLINNAGLYLEKYEEVSLDNLRFDDWELTFRVNTLGCLRVTRALKPMVAASARRLVVAISTHMGSITEIETADAFYYRSSKAALNASMKGVSLELKPLGIGVLILHPGWNNTRMGGPDAPFRPVDTVAGMRRIIERFDMRHTGRFFRFNGEEIPW from the coding sequence ATGCCGAATGTACTGGTGACGGGAAGCAACAGGGGTTTGGGGATCGAGTGGGTCCGCCAGTATGCCGAGGAAGGCTGGCGGGTTTTCGCGACCTGCCGGCACCCCGCAGAAGCGGATGACTTGAAGGCTTTGGCTCACTCCCATCGAAGCATCACCGTCCACCGGCTGGACATCACCAAACCGGATGACGTCAACGCCCTTGCGCGGGAACTCCGGAATGAATCCATAGATGTCCTGATCAACAATGCAGGCCTATACCTGGAGAAATATGAAGAGGTCAGCCTGGACAACCTTCGATTCGACGACTGGGAATTGACCTTCCGGGTCAATACGCTAGGATGCCTGCGTGTAACACGCGCTTTGAAGCCAATGGTAGCCGCGAGCGCCCGGCGTCTCGTTGTCGCCATCAGCACTCATATGGGAAGCATCACAGAGATTGAAACCGCGGATGCCTTCTATTATCGGTCCAGCAAAGCGGCTCTGAACGCGTCCATGAAGGGGGTCTCATTGGAGCTGAAACCGCTCGGAATCGGAGTGTTGATTCTGCATCCCGGATGGAACAACACCCGCATGGGCGGACCCGATGCCCCCTTCAGGCCCGTCGACACGGTGGCGGGCATGCGCCGCATCATTGAACGCTTCGATATGCGCCACACCGGAAGGTTCTTCAGATTCAACGGCGAGGAAATACCCTGGTGA
- the pdxH gene encoding Pyridoxamine 5'-phosphate oxidase prtoein PdxH, whose protein sequence is MKELKAYFENIKGIGVMATSDIEGKVDAALYSRPHFMEDDTVAFIMRDRLTHHNLQSNPHAAFLFVEEGPGYIGKRLYLTKVREEENSELIHTLNRREYSTPPGETRFLVFFKIDKVLPLIGGE, encoded by the coding sequence ATGAAGGAATTAAAAGCTTATTTTGAAAATATAAAAGGCATCGGGGTCATGGCTACATCCGACATCGAGGGAAAAGTAGACGCAGCCCTCTATTCTAGACCACACTTTATGGAAGATGACACCGTCGCCTTCATCATGCGCGACCGACTGACCCATCACAATCTCCAGTCCAACCCGCATGCCGCCTTTCTGTTTGTCGAGGAGGGTCCCGGATACATTGGCAAGAGGCTTTACCTGACGAAGGTGCGTGAAGAGGAAAACAGCGAACTCATTCATACTCTCAACCGGCGGGAATACTCGACGCCTCCCGGAGAAACTCGATTCCTGGTCTTCTTCAAGATCGACAAAGTCCTTCCCCTCATCGGAGGGGAATAG
- a CDS encoding Putative peroxiredoxin in rubredoxin operon (fragment) (Evidence 3 : Putative function from multiple computational evidences), giving the protein MGACVGAPAPDFEASAYDKGSVTKIVLGDYRGQWVVLFFYPADFTCV; this is encoded by the coding sequence ATGGGGGCATGCGTGGGTGCACCGGCACCCGATTTCGAGGCGTCGGCCTACGACAAGGGATCCGTCACCAAGATCGTTTTAGGCGATTACAGGGGACAGTGGGTGGTCCTCTTTTTCTACCCCGCCGACTTCACCTGTGTGTGA
- a CDS encoding Formate hydrogenlyase transcriptional activator (fragment), with protein sequence MTINFLMNEDFCSAVLDSLVSNIAVLDPDGAIIYVNEPWKRYAGENGDPRLVSTGIGANYLDVCRKAEKDEPSLKEIVRSIEDVITGRIPSYFYEYPCHSPHEKRWFLMGARHLETPLTGAVFFHLDITTKKLAEEAMSRMNQELERRLEEKTSHLRKANQELQRALAEVQSLEEQLERENLALRETIKTDQTFPGIVGTSPAIRSVLSQVAQVGPTDAPVLILGETGTGKGLIAKAIHQSSTRKDKPLIQVNCAALPAQLIESELFGHEKGAYTTAYNKRIGRFELAEGTSLFLDEIGDLPLELQAKLLRVLQDHEFERIGSSRTIKVDVRVIAATNRNLVKAIAEGRFREDLWYRLSIFPITVPPLRERKDDLESLVSHFISIYNRKLGKQIKSISQRTLNALMKYDWPGNVRELENAVHRAVILSHGSELMLDAPENPAANPPEGATLEEIERRHIVNILESCQWKIEGRGGAAQRLGIHPSTLRSRMKKLGVQKPLP encoded by the coding sequence ATGACCATAAATTTTTTGATGAACGAGGATTTTTGCAGTGCGGTACTGGATTCGCTTGTCTCAAACATCGCGGTGCTCGATCCGGACGGAGCCATCATCTACGTCAATGAGCCATGGAAACGATACGCCGGAGAAAATGGTGACCCCCGGCTCGTGTCGACCGGCATCGGCGCCAACTACCTGGATGTCTGTCGCAAGGCGGAAAAGGACGAGCCCTCTCTCAAAGAAATCGTCCGGTCCATCGAAGACGTGATAACGGGACGCATCCCCTCTTATTTTTACGAGTATCCCTGCCACAGCCCCCATGAAAAGAGGTGGTTTCTGATGGGGGCGCGGCATCTCGAGACCCCTCTTACCGGCGCGGTCTTCTTCCACCTTGACATTACAACGAAAAAACTGGCCGAAGAGGCCATGAGCCGAATGAACCAGGAACTCGAACGAAGGCTGGAAGAGAAGACATCGCACCTGAGGAAGGCGAACCAGGAACTCCAGCGGGCGCTCGCGGAGGTGCAGTCATTGGAGGAGCAGCTCGAAAGGGAGAATCTCGCCCTTCGAGAAACGATCAAGACAGATCAAACATTCCCCGGCATTGTAGGAACGAGCCCCGCCATTCGGAGCGTGCTTTCACAGGTTGCCCAGGTCGGCCCAACCGACGCACCCGTTCTCATCCTCGGGGAGACCGGAACCGGTAAAGGCCTCATTGCAAAGGCCATCCATCAATCGAGCACCAGGAAGGACAAACCGCTTATTCAAGTCAACTGCGCGGCGCTGCCCGCACAGTTGATCGAGAGCGAACTTTTCGGACACGAAAAAGGCGCCTATACCACGGCCTACAACAAGCGGATCGGGCGTTTCGAACTGGCGGAAGGAACATCCCTCTTTCTTGACGAGATAGGGGACCTCCCACTGGAACTGCAGGCCAAACTGCTCCGGGTCCTGCAGGATCATGAATTTGAGAGGATAGGCAGCTCGAGAACCATCAAAGTGGATGTGCGCGTCATCGCCGCTACCAACCGCAACCTTGTCAAGGCTATTGCGGAAGGGCGTTTTCGGGAGGACCTGTGGTACCGGCTGAGCATCTTTCCCATAACGGTCCCGCCTCTTCGAGAACGCAAAGATGACCTGGAGTCTCTGGTCTCCCATTTTATTTCGATTTACAATCGAAAACTGGGGAAGCAGATCAAAAGCATTTCACAACGCACCCTGAACGCCCTGATGAAGTATGACTGGCCCGGAAACGTCAGAGAATTGGAAAACGCAGTCCACCGTGCGGTCATCCTCTCGCACGGCAGCGAATTGATGCTGGATGCACCGGAAAACCCGGCCGCCAACCCGCCGGAAGGCGCCACTCTCGAAGAAATTGAACGCCGCCACATCGTGAACATCCTGGAATCATGCCAGTGGAAAATCGAGGGAAGAGGCGGAGCGGCTCAACGCCTGGGCATCCACCCGAGCACCCTGAGAAGCCGCATGAAGAAGCTCGGGGTACAGAAGCCTCTGCCTTGA
- a CDS encoding Selenocysteine-containing peroxiredoxin PrxU (fragment), which yields MDSVESHRQWEEAELSRMIPGGVRFPMLSDPEGEIGRRYGVYDARAATDQRGRFIIDPEGVVQAMEITCDVLGRNIPEILRQLRALRHHRETGQAMPCGWEPGKPALPGKEEGKRLSGNIWQTWKLRNAF from the coding sequence GTGGACAGCGTCGAAAGCCACCGGCAATGGGAGGAAGCGGAGCTCTCCAGGATGATCCCCGGCGGCGTCCGATTCCCCATGCTCTCGGATCCGGAGGGGGAAATCGGAAGGCGCTACGGGGTCTATGACGCCCGGGCCGCAACCGATCAGCGGGGGCGCTTCATCATCGACCCGGAAGGCGTGGTGCAGGCCATGGAGATCACGTGCGACGTTCTTGGAAGAAATATTCCCGAAATCCTGAGGCAGCTCAGGGCCCTGCGGCATCACCGGGAAACCGGCCAGGCCATGCCCTGCGGCTGGGAGCCGGGCAAACCCGCCCTCCCGGGCAAAGAGGAGGGCAAGAGGCTCTCCGGAAATATCTGGCAAACCTGGAAACTGAGAAATGCCTTTTAG